A window from Fragaria vesca subsp. vesca linkage group LG5, FraVesHawaii_1.0, whole genome shotgun sequence encodes these proteins:
- the LOC101302655 gene encoding uncharacterized protein LOC101302655 produces the protein MGSTSEILGISEEYIKKSCSLSLNYQFSNELFHVDKSSSDAVVIVFKGVCTVEEWFSGDGAFGETKINYKDWSKQAFPSLRSIGNEDVAIVNQAFLERFELATKDPNFGKEVGSAVEGKKLIIFTGHSSGGAIAMLATIWFLEKYSKTESTKCVTFGAPLVGDFIVSHALKREKWSKFFIHFVMRYDIVPRIMLAPLSSIQQALVHVLHYFTAKGHPYPHDSIATNLYTNVMRNTSALASHAACKLMGNTNMLLETLTNFIKLSPYRPFGTYIFCTGNGKLIHLDNPEAVLQLLFYSCQLNHENEIEATARKCIKAHLEDYKTELLDRSLEENLVCVTELEQLPLASDGTALDDLGLSTRGRLCLRAAGELEKQKLKNQDQIKTKRAEMEASMKGLREYKTFNAERAGYYNAFKKQDEKRDFNANVMRLVLAGIWDEIIEMLRRYDLPDEFEGEKSWIDLGTEFRRLVEPLDIANYYRHAKNEDTGAYMIKGRPRRYRYPQSWLEKREGLEKGSYGESCFLADVEELLKAANNGKVDGAMAVKVQVAVAKWIKDSVLDKEVFLKESTFLQLWDKLGPLKLQQECIRALMTDITNLSIS, from the exons ACTAGTGAAATACTTGGAATCAGTGAGGAGTACATCAAGAAAAGTTGCAGTCTTTCATTGAATTATCAATTCAGTAATGAGCTGTTTCATGTTGACAAGAGCTCATCGGATGCGGTGGTCATCGTGTTCAAAGGAGTATGTACTGTCGAAGAGTGGTTTTCCGGCGACGGAGCTTTTGGAGAAACAAAGATCAACTATAAAGATTGGTCCAAACAAGCCTTTCCTTCTCTGAGAAGTATAGGTAATGAGGATGTTGCAATTGTCAACCAAGCTTTTCTGGAAAGGTTTGAACTTGCAACCAAAGACCCCAACTTTGGTAAAGAG GTGGGATCGGCCGTGGAGGGGAAGAAGCTGATTATATTCACAGGGCATTCTTCTGGTGGCGCAATTGCTATGCTTGCTACCATCTGGTTCTTAGAAAAGTATTCGAAAACTGAAAGTACCAAGTGTGTGACTTTTGGAGCTCCGCTGGTTGGCGATTTCATTGTTTCTCATGCTCTTAAGCGAGAGAAGTGGTCTAAGTTCTTCATACATTTTGTCATGAGATATGACATTGTTCCTCGGATTATGCTTGCTCCTCTCTCATCCATTCAGCAAGCATTAGTGCATGTCCTCCATTACTTCACTGCAAAGGGTCATCCTTATCCCCATGATTCAATTGCCACAAATTTGTATACAAATGTAATGAGGAATACCTCAGCTCTTGCAAGCCATGCTGCCTGCAAACTGATGGGCAATACTAATATGCTGCTCGAAACACTAACAAACTTCATCAAACTAAGCCCTTATAGACCTTTCGGGACATACATTTTCTGCACTGGCAATGGGAAGCTCATTCACTTGGACAACCCTGAAGCTGTGCTGCAACTCCTTTTCTACTCTTGTCAGTTAAACCATGAAAACGAAATCGAAGCAACTGCTAGAAAGTGCATAAAGGCGCACTTGGAAGACTATAAAACTGAATTGTTAGACAGGAGCTTGGAAGAAAATCTGGTTTGTGTTACTGAACTGGAGCAGCTGCCCCTAGCATCAGATGGTACTGCCTTGGATGACCTTGGCCTG AGTACAAGAGGTAGATTGTGCCTTCGCGCCGCAGGAGAGTTGGAGAAGCAAAAACTTAAAAACCAGGACCAGATAAAAACGAAGAGGGCAGAAATGGAAGCGAGTATGAAAGGACTAAGAGAGTACAAAACCTTCAATGCGGAGAGAGCAGGATATTACAATGCCTTCAAGAAACAAGACGAAAAGAGAGACTTCAATGCCAATGTGATGAGGCTGGTGCTGGCAGGTATATGGGATGAGATCATCGAAATGTTGAGGAGGTACGATCTTCCCGACGAATTTGAAGGTGAAAAAAGTTGGATAGACCTAGGAACCGAGTTCCGGCGCCTTGTGGAGCCTCTTGATATCGCCAACTACTACAGACACGCAAAGAACGAAGACACCGGAGCCTATATGATTAAGGGGAGGCCAAGACGCTACAGATACCCGCAGAGTTGGCTTGAAAAGAGAGAAGGTTTGGAGAAAGGTTCCTATGGAGAATCTTGCTTTTTGGCAGATGTGGAGGAGTTGCTCAAAGCTGCTAATAATGGTAAAGTTGACGGGGCAATGGCTGTGAAAGTACAGGTAGCAGTAGCAAAATGGATCAAGGACAGTGTGTTAGATAAGGAGGTGTTCCTGAAGGAATCTACCTTCCTCCAATTGTGGGACAAACTCGGCCCTCTGAAACTCCAGCAGGAATGCATTCGTGCGTTGATGACCGATATTACCAACTTATCAATTTCTTAA
- the LOC101302940 gene encoding uncharacterized protein LOC101302940: protein MVSDSITNVSIPSAPINSKSARDLSKKKRARSAKLKQCKLDVRREQWLSSGAVKNKDGKEEQHGGVQGRRERSSPRSLQEMGPREGENVGSIPRQHHHHHHDSDLESNSPSSFTSSVLGGHDSETFTGSSSSSSSSGDCCSGNITEEDEDDGCLDDWEAVADALAADEKPKEPPREREAVVKTVPPRQTENSKPQCGRAMPKAWRPDDAFRPHCLPNLAKQLSLPNNSGKRFGGGVPWACNSVASPPSSCPICYEDLDLTDTSFLPCLCGFRLCLFCHKRILEGDGRCPGCRKPYENEPIEAETSVHGGSLTFCLPRSCSMITRS from the exons ATGGTTTCCGATTCGATCACCAACGTCTCCATTCCTTCCGCCCCAATCAACAGCAAAAGCGCCCGCGATTTGAGCAAGAAGAAGAGG GCGAGGTCAGCCAAATTGAAGCAGTGCAAGCTGGACGTTCGCCGCGAGCAGTGGCTTTCTTCAG GTGCGGTGAAGAATAAGGACGGCAAGGAGGAGCAGCACGGCGGCGTTCAAGGCCGCAGAGAGCGGAGTAGCCCTCGGTCCTTGCAGGAAATGGGGCCGAGAGAGGGAGAGAACGTCGGATCGATCCCTCGGCAGCACCACCACCACCACCATGACAGTGATTTGGAATCGAACAGTCCGTCCAGCTTCACGAGTAGTGTGCTGGGCGGCCATGATTCGGAGACTTTCACCGGCTCCAGCAGCAGTAGCAGCAGCAGCGGAGACTGTTGCTCTGGTAATATCACCGAGGAGGATGAGGATGATGGCTGCCTGGATGATTGGGAGGCCGTGGCGGATGCGTTGGCGGCGGATGAGAAGCCGAAGGAACCACCCCGGGAGCGTGAGGCGGTTGTGAAAACGGTTCCTCCTCGTCAGACTGAGAATTCGAAGCCTCAGTGTGGGAGAGCTATGCCTAAAGCTTGGAGGCCTGATGATGCTTTTCGCCCCCATTGTCTGCCCAATTTGGCTAAGCAGCTCAGCTTGCCGAATAATAGCGGGAAACGATTTGGTGGTGGTGTTCCGTGGGCCTGTAACAGTGTGGCGTCTCCTCCCTCTTCGTGTCCTATATGCTATGAAGATTTGGACTTGACAGACACCAGCTTTTTGCCGTGCTTGTGTGGATTCAGGCTCTGCCTTTTCTGCCACAAGAGGATTCTTGAGGGGGATGGTCGCTGTCCTGGCTGCAGGAAGCCCTATGAGAATGAGCCTATTGAGGCGGAGACAAGTGTCCATGGAGGTAGTCTTACATTCTGTTTGCCTCGTTCTTGTAGCATGATCACAAGGTCTTAA